Genomic DNA from Dysidea avara chromosome 10, odDysAvar1.4, whole genome shotgun sequence:
gatccttattgcggttttcagccccactccaagaaggataatttcggcgtgatcaagacacacggtagtgtgtcgtgcggcccaagaagccggcgcgtaacacccgtgagtatattgacaggaagaaagaaaacgcaattttctcacctccgtagctctgtgctgccttgatgaaacaagacgatttttgctgtggacactccctccaccttcagcactccacattccaaatttgagcgaaatcgcttcaagcgttcccgagatatgcgacttcaaaaattggcttggtttcttcgttttttttttcttcttatttttcttcctcttttcgcacacttacaaaaactgctataaaacgcgaacgccatatccgatcgccttgaactttggcacacagaagggggtataaaggcgcatctctgtaccaaatttggatggaatacgataaacaggcaaagagttatgagcgattattcacgaaaaataacaccaatatgttgtcacgcctacagggtaaaccgcgtatgggaagaagctgaaaatcagtgggtgaataggttaactattgaacctcaaaccttttgtggtttgaaagaaatcgagctaaaaaccaggaagatacaacgaaaaaaccaacagtgtgtaacaattacgcaatcgagattagctaataaaaacgactgcttgccacgcctaccaggtaaaccgcttggggtaatactttaaaaatcgctgtacagatggagttatcatcttagaaaggctcttcaatggtgtagaagaatcagacttaaagccacggagttataacacgaaatccaacttggtgtagcaagtgcgagatcgatatactctaatagagcagtcatcctaatagagcagtcacccgaagagaattcaagagatcagctagaaacaagtcaccctgtagagagatcagccacaaacaattcaccctgtagagagatcagaagaagttaccttgtagggaattcatgcaactatagaaagagataattcagctagaagaaatcaccttgtagaattcagctacaaagaaaccacaatgtagagagttcagctataaacaaatcaccctgtagagagatcagatagaagaagttaacttgtagagagttcagctacaaagaaaccatcatttagagagttcagctgcaaacaaattacctgtagagagttcagctacaaagaaatctccctgtagagagatcagctaggagaagtttccttgtagagagttcagttacaaagaaaccaccatgtagagaaatagtttacaaactagtgaccctgtagagacatcagctagaagaagttaccttgtaaagagttcagctacaaagaaaccattctgtaaagagctcagctgcaaaaaaatcacctgtacagaattccactacaaacaagtcaccctatataaagatcagctagaagaagttacctcgaagagagttcagttacaaagaaaccaccatgtagagaaatagtttacaaactagtgaccctgtagagacatcagctagaagaagttaccttgtaaagagttcagctacaaagaaaccattctgtaaagagctcagctgcaaacaaatcacctgtacagaattcagctacaaacaaatcaccctgtagagagatcagctagaagaagttaccttgttggtagttcagctacaaacaaatcaccctatagagagatcagctagaagaagttaccttgtagaaagttcagctacaaagaaaccatcatgtggagagttcagctgcaaacaaatcacctgtagagaattcagctacaaacaaatctccatgtagagagatcagctaggagaagtttccctgtagagagttcagttacaaagaaaccaccatgtagagaatttgtttacaaactagtgaccctgtagagacatcagctagaagaagttacctcgtagagtattcagttacaaagaaaccaccatgtagagaattcgtttacaaactagtgaccctgtagagacatcagctagaagaacttaccttgtaaagagttcagctacatagaaaccattgtgtaaagagctcagctgcaaacaaatcacctgtacagaattcagctacaaactagtgaccttgtggagacatcagctagaagaaactaccttgtagagagctcagctacaaagaaaccattctgtaaagagctcagctgcaaacaaatcacctgtacagaaactgaattcagctacaaacaaatcaccctgtagaaagatcagctagaagaagtcaccttgtagagagttcagctacaatgaaaccaccatgtagggagttcagctagaagaagttaccttgtagagagttcagctacaaagaaaccatcatgaagagagttcagctgcaaacaaatctccctgtagagagttcagttagaagaagttaccttgtagagagttcagctacaaagaaaccatcatgtggagagttcagctgcaaacaaatcacctgtagacagttcagctactaagaaaccaccatgtagggagttcagctagaagaagttaccttgtagagagttcagctacaaagaaaccattctgtaaagagctcagctgcaaacaaatcacctgtatagaattcagctacaaacaaatcaccctgtagagagatcagctagaagaaattaccttgtagagagttcagctacagttaaaagaaaccaccatgtaaagagttcagctgcaaagaaatcaccctttagaaaattctgccacaaacaaattgccctgtagaaagatcagttagaagaagttatcttgtagagagttcagctacaaagaaaccaccatgtagagagttcagctagaagaaattaccttgtagagagttcagctacaaagaaaccatcatctagatagttcagctgcaaacaaatcacctgtagagagttcagctacaaacaaatctcgctgtaaagagatcaattagaagaagttaccttgtagagagttcagctacaaagaaaccattctgtaaagagctcagcagcaaaaaaatcacctgtacagaatccagctacaaataaatcaccctgtagagagaacagctagaagaagttaccttgaagagtgttcagttacaaagaaaccaccatggacagttctgtaataaatatatgtattatatatataatttgtacatttactgataaaatatttaaagtacatctacttcaccttttcttcttcctgtagtaaagaaaaaataggttaaaaaagtcccaaagctggccataggccggctttggggtatacaaatacaaaaagaaatgaaatctaatccaaaacagccaagctgtaaaaaaagtgtgcggccctcagaaaggctatggtgaaaaaagatgtgaaatccaaggtggcggccaagaaatggctgtgatggtaggttaatggtaaaaattttaataatgacaatttaggtaaattttgtgaagcggcacaaaaattcacctgaattgtcgttattaaaatttttaccattaacctaccatcacagccatttcttggccgccaccttggatttcacatcttttttcaccatagcctttctgagggccgcacactttttttacagcttggctgttttggattagatatcattatGAGGGGGATAatcccccctcagcagaccgagggggggcttcagccgcCTATGGTAGTGCACTATTTCATAAAACCAtgctattatgctcataaagttgagcattatgcttttgagcagtgctcaaaactCACCTACTGGTATTATATATATGCTTTTGAGAATGCTCATtgttctcaaaattatgccaccactTTTAGGTAATAATATCACCTTATTGCTGTAGCTATCAGAACATTTAAATTGATGCTTCAGCTTTATCTTCTTGTTATTTGGTTCATTGTGACTTTTCATTCTATTTGACTGCAGTTATTATATTTGTGTATGGCTGCAATAGGATTTGTTGGAACAAGAGATGAATCACTACTGACTGAAACATTTTactttcttcatttttttctctttttatttatttatttaaacttTATAGTAGAGAACCACTAAGGATCTGCTGTTAACTTGTACCAGCAGCCTAAcaatacttacatacatacatacactctTCTTAACTAGATAATCCATGGAGGGTATACGTATAGTCGGAGCTTTGATTTATTTTCGCAAAATTGATATAAGACGTGTACATGTACCTTGATCACCTTGATTTTTGGGATAAATGAAGAGTGTATAAAGGTGAATAATGATATGAAATggtaaaaaagttatgaagcttcaaagttcaaacaatgggtcaaattttgtgccTGAAAAAGCTGAGGGGTatcttttgcaaatctggtcactgTAGTTGTTGCAAGctctgtatgtgcatgcatgtagttatggctgactttggggccttgcaaagtacaaaaagaagtgaaatccacacaaaaatagccaagctgtgaaaaatggtgcggccttaaaagcctgggtgaaaaaaattgtgaaattaaaggtggtggccaagcaATGGATATTAATGCTTAATAATGGCATCGCATCGTTAAACTTTattcattacagccatttcttggccaccacctttgatttcacagcttttttcacACAGGCTTTTAAAAGCCACACCATCTTtaagcttgactgtttttgtgtggtctatatgtgactggatttgcaaaaagttacctttccacacattttacatgccagtaTGTATGTGACACATGAcaccttacactgattaacttgcttttaaatggaccttatccacaatgacgtcacgagCAACAAGATGGCCGcgttatttggggtactaatgtacaggcgcctatggagaaattgttttgatccatcatattTCACTCGTGAAGCAAGATACCGAGGAGTAACCAACAGGTAtggatataaagtaacaaaaacttGCAAACAAGCGTTATCTCGAAAATTTTCCGGCATGCGATACAAATCATTTGTTGTCCTGTCTTGTAACCGtacctgttgcttagagctcgatatcttcttccctggctgaaatatgatcgatcaaaagaatttctccataggcgcctgtacattagtaccccaaataacgCGGCCATCTTGTActcgtgacgtcattgtggataaagcccattcaaaatgcagccagatattATCGTGGAAAATTTCAGGTAATTATATTGCAATGGTTAAAAAAGTTGTAAAGCTTTAAATTTCAAACAATGGatcaaatttgtgtgtgaaaaactGAGGGGTACCTTTTGCAAattaaatctggtcacataattatatagttgttGCAAGCcctgtgtgtgcatacatgtgctGTGTAGTGCGCACATTTGTGCGTGTAGCATTAAATTATAACAAGAAAAATTCTTACAACTGAGTATTGTCAATCCGCGTACAGAGTGCTGTTCACAGAGTGTAGAGgtacgttgttacacattgaaTTTGGCTATTATAAGCTTTCATGCACATAATACATTAacttaatccaacaactgaatgtgttactgtataatactctcaatagcagcttgacgtattatattgatatgcgtcaagcgattagccaatagaattagtattacacttgtttgtcaaggtcccttgacaaaaatctattgATTGGCTAGAATAGTGTggtgtttctattagaagtaaatgtccgacttaacaactattgttaccatagtgatagatgccccaaaGTATaacacaatatggttgcttagcaacggttgctatgTAACCGTTGCTAAGGCAAACTCCTTCGAGaccatagcaacagttgctaagtgggattggtcttttgcagtagttattttttgaatttctgttgcttagtaacagttgctatggttgtcggattaatttgcaataggacggatggctgtgctattcgggattaatagttctcgcattgtaaacaggaaggaaatagtgcttggcttcgcctcgcactattttactccttcctgtttacaatgctcacactattaatcctgaataccacagccatccatcctattacatatactaataaGCTGCAGCATGCATGTGTTTGCATACTGCGCATTGAGAACTCAACAGGGTGAAGACTTTATTTAGGAATGTTTATAGATGTCTGCTGAGGTTTCCTAACTGAATGCGAACTCAATAAATTCTCGATCAATTGTAAAATGTTTCCTCCTATCCAGAAAACAATGGCATGCCGATAGCTACCAGCTGCCTGCATGCAGTGGTGTAGAAGAATTTTCCAGCAAATGATAGCTGTCACTGTCAAGATGTCAGCGTGCACTTTCCAATAGTTAACGTTCTCAGAATAACAGACATGATATGATTATGCAGCTGAATATTCATACAACAATGAATATACAAAGTAGAAGTTCAGTTCATTATATTTAGGAGATCAGAAACCAGAGAAGAGTTTTTTTATTATTCTTTTTATtcagttttaaaattttttttttgttgctaTATAagcatttattatttttaaatttttttgggGCTTACACTCAAGCCTAATGTTTTATATTACAAAATATTAAGGAAAAGAGAAAAATGaaaactgctgctgctgcataaTGGATGGTTCTTTTCTTCCTGGAAACCAATTGAGTTTATTCAACTCTGCCCAAGAAGCATCACAATAGTTAAACATTCTCTTTGCTCCAGTAATGGAGTCCAGAAGCATATCTTGTGCTTTGCTGTACTTCTTTTCACCCAACAATTGATATGATCTCAGCATCATATATCTTGGACCAAATACTCGACATGTCTTTATCTTCTTCTTCAACTTTTTCATTGTCTAGTGACACAACAAAATCAACTATACTACACAAATCTCGTCACAAATGTTTGAGTACCTTAGAGGCTAGTTTGCTGATAGTTTTATCATCAAGTGAGTTGTCAAGGAGTAATAAGCACTCAGCTTGTCGACACAATGCCTTGGTCATCGCAAAATTATATGAGGTAGGTGTTTTACCTAATGTGGTAAATATAATCAAACAGTGGCATATTTCTTTTTAAGTCAAATAAACTAGGAATTTAGCGTCGCCTCTCAGATTTGATGAAGCTTGGTGTgcatgtttgtagtacctgtggtgctcatCGCTCATACAAATTTTTATCTCCATAACCTCATAGTTTCTgacacaaatattttgaattgttcatgaaaaattggtctgtCGTAAGTTACAAATTGACTATAACTTTCTACATTGTTATATTATATTTTAAAACAAATTTTTCACTGACTGAACACTGTTACAGGGAATTAACACTTCTTGCAATTTTGTACGGAATGCATTACGCGTAGTGTgaatgtacacacatgcatgttttATAAGCAATTTATCTGGTAACACGATGGTAGTGGCTACCCATATCATGCCTTAGACCACTGTAAACAtgacaaatttctgaatagGGTTGCAGCATAGCTTCAAGAATAGCAACTTCAATTAATGTGATATTCCATAATTTATGGATCActtgaaaggtcaatcaacaatAATTCTTCAATCAGTGAAAATATtgttttaaaatattaatgcagTATAACTAAGACAGAGCAACTTTTCatgaaaattaatattaaaAATAACGTGGtgataaatcagaaactatgtgggtTATGGGAATAAAAATTTGTATGAGTTATGAGCACCATATATAGCTAGGTACTACAAATACACCAAACttcatcaaaatctgagaggtggcCTACATTCTGTTGACATGAAATGACCCAATATACAACAGCATGTCAAACATTATATTCCACCACAACCATACTGCGGTTTACACACTACACTTACTATTGGCTATagtaatgtatttcattgccAGTCGCCACTGCCTTATTCTTGCATACCTACAATGATCACATATTACTAGCAACATACACTGACTGAGTTACTACTGCTCACCATGTTGCCAAACAAGTGGCCAGGTAGAAGTCCTCACCAGTTGGGAACTTTTGAATACTGTACCGCTTGGCTGCTTCTATCATGCCTTCAAAATCATCTGGCTTCATacctgcatgtatatatataatagtaatAAAGTCTCAAAACCTCACACAACAAAACCCCCAATGATTGTACATCATGCATAAAGCAGATAACCATTAAATACTCAAGGGTACAATCAGATACAAATGAAACACATCAATGTGTTGAATATGATTGTGATCTCAATTATACGTACGTTAAACAGCATTACATATATATTGTGCTGATCATAACATACCAATTTCCAAGAAGACATCAAAATTGCCACAAGTGATGAGTGCTGTAATTCTGTCATGATCTTCAAGATCTTTCGGAATGTCACACATTTGATCAAGACATTCCTTGATAGCTGGAGTACTAAAAAGAGTGAAAACCatttgacattttttgcacacaaaaacccttttaaaaaatttaccacataaataattataacatgcaCCTGTACAAGCATTGACATGTATTAACTCACTTCAACATTAACAGCTCTGTGGAAAGATACTCTATTGAGGTAGTCAATAGTAGAGAAGCATTGTGTTTTCCAGCAATAGACTTGGCAGTTTTTCCTGTATATAAACAAGCAATGATTGACTTGGTTCATCCAATATATGTATTACCCTTCTGGCCTGCCACCACAATTTCACCATGGCACAATTCAAACATCATGGTTGATCTAAGCAAGTGTAGAGTGGCAGTACTGTCATCCAAGTTTATCTCTGATGACCTATGACCATATATCAATCATTATACAACATCTTATGGTTAACTATTACACTTACTTCTTGTTGGCTTTCTTCACATAATGTTCACTCAAATTGTCAAGACTGTACGATTGGCAGCAGTCAATTACAGAAGCATATGCCTCCATCAGCTGTAATACGTTCTCATCATAatacattcacacctacaatatgGCTACCTCATAAAGGTCTCCACACTTCTCAGCAGCATTGAGCTGCTGATATGAAGACATCAATGCTAGCAAGTTTTGTTGTTGATGGTGATAGACTTTGGTCAGTTGACCCATACAGTGAGCTCTTTCACACTGAACTCCATCAAGATGTTGATATTGTTTCCTATAGAAATAATGATGGTGAACACAGAACAACAACACATTACATATGTCCTCTCAAACACATCTCTAGCACTCACTTCTTCTGGAATAATTTTGATGTTTTCGCATGCAAAAAATGTTTGACAGCTTGGTAGGCTAAGTTAAAAGCTGATCCAACTTTGGTTGATGGTATGTTAATGCCAAGATAACCAACTCCCTTTTTAAAGTG
This window encodes:
- the LOC136269327 gene encoding uncharacterized protein, whose product is MMDYKEEPTCSNDVVIATEDEETACTTKYIVQADVPLSVFDEMISDVQDDVTGDVPKVAMASLVDYGMNATFDVEANGDDTDLIGYCNQFNGNGFDENITQYESMAEFETFYGQALFKAGKAEESIIHFKKGVGYLGINIPSTKVGSAFNLAYQAVKHFLHAKTSKLFQKKKQYQHLDGVQCERAHCMGQLTKVYHHQQQNLLALMSSYQQLNAAEKCGDLYELMEAYASVIDCCQSYSLDNLSEHYVKKANKKSSEINLDDSTATLHLLRSTMMFELCHGEIVVAGQKGKTAKSIAGKHNASLLLTTSIEYLSTELLMLNTPAIKECLDQMCDIPKDLEDHDRITALITCGNFDVFLEIGMKPDDFEGMIEAAKRYSIQKFPTGEDFYLATCLATWYARIRQWRLAMKYITIANSKTPTSYNFAMTKALCRQAECLLLLDNSLDDKTISKLASKTMKKLKKKIKTCRVFGPRYMMLRSYQLLGEKKYSKAQDMLLDSITGAKRMFNYCDASWAELNKLNWFPGRKEPSIMQQQQFSFFSFP